The following nucleotide sequence is from Candidatus Flexicrinis affinis.
ACGACCTCACCTCGCGAGTCCGATACACGCCAGTGCAGCAGGGCGTGACGTATACGATTTACGTGTCGCACTGGAGCAGCACGGCGGTCGTCCAGCCCAATACGCTGCATCTTGCATACGACTTCCGCACCAGCCTGATCGGCAATGGCTCGTTGGAAGACACGATCGTAGACGGCGTACCTGCAGGGTGGCAGCTGATCCGGCCCGATCCATCGCTGGCCAAAGCCAAGTGCAAAGCCAAGTCGGGATTCGCCGCCGACGGCGACTGCACGGCAATCTTCAAGCCGGCGGGGCTGACGATCACGCTGAAACAAGTCGCCGGTCTGGAGCGTTGGCCGCTCAGTATCGTCAATCCTGCCGCGTCCGACCTTGTGACGCTGACGCTCTCGGTGAAGGGTGATGCCGGGACGTCCAAGGCGGTCGTGAAAGTGAAGTACGCAGACGCGACGCCGAAGACGAAATTCAAGCTGAATCTCACTTCATCTCTGGACTACACTCATCATACCGCCGACACGGCGCTCGCCAGCGGTGACGTCGCGCACGTTCAGGTCGCGCTCAAGGTCAAAGGGCTTGCCGGCAAACTACAGGTCGACGATTTCAGGTTGTGGATCGACGACGCGCCGACACGCTCGCCGTCGCTGCCGCCGCCAAGCGCGCCTGAGGACTTCCGCCGCGGCGGGTCGTAGTCATCGAACCCTCATGGAACGCGCCCGCGCCGCGTCGTATACTCGTTCGATCCGCACTTCAGCTTAGGTTGCCGCCGTGTCCTCGCTTGCTGCCGATCGCCCTTCGTCCGAGTCGACCACCGCGAAAAGTCATCCGTCCGCCATCGATCCCGGCCAACTTGCGCGCCTCGTGCGCACGGTCGCCCCGCGCGCGCAGATGACGGTCACATCGCCGCTGGATGGACAGCTCGTCGGGTCGGTGCCGATGTGTGTGGCCGAAGACGTCGCGCATGCGGTCGAGGTGGCACGCACAGCACAGCGCGCATGGGCGGCGCTTCCCGTCCGCGAGCGCGTCAAGCCGTTTCGGCGTTTCAACAACGTGCTGCTCGACCGGCGGTTCGACATCGCCGACTTGATCCAGCTCGAGAACGGCAAGGTGCGCGCTAACGCCCTCGAAGACGTGTTCGACGCCTGCATCAACACCCGCTTTTACAGCTACCACGGGCCGTCGCTGCTGCGGCCTCAGCGCCAAGCCGGCGCGGTACCGCTGCTCACGGCGTCGACGGTCATCCCCAGACCGTTCGGTGTGGTTGGGCTGATCGAGGCATGGAACTACCCGTTCAACTTGCCCATGCAGGATGCCGTTGCCGCGCTGATCGCGGGTAATGCGGTCGTGATGAAGGTGTCCGAATTGACGCCGTTCTCGGCGCTGTTCGGCCTGCAGCTTCTGCGCGCGTGCGGCCTGCCAGACGACGTGTTTCAGATCGTCACCGGCGACGGGAAGGTTGCTGGCGCGGCGCTGATCGATTACGTCGATACCGTCATGTTCACCGGCAGCACGGCGACCGGCCGCAAGATCGCGGCGCACTGTGCCGAACGGTTGATCCCATGCTCGCTCGAACTCGGCGGCAAGAATCCCGTGATTGTGCTGGAAGACGCCGACCTCGACACGACGCTTGACGTCTTGGTCGACAGTACGCTCGCGTCTGCCGGGCAAATGTGCGTGTCGTTCGAGCGCGTGTTCATCCACGAATCGCGCTATGACGCGGTGCGTGACGGGCTGGCGAAACGATACGAAGCCCTTCCGATGGGGGTCCGGCGCGGCGCATGGGATGACGAATTGAGCGTGCTCACGTCGGCCAATCAGCTTTCGCACGTGCAGCGGCACATCGAAGATGCTGTCGCCAAAGGTGCGCGGGTCGTCACGGGCGGCAAGGCGCGGCCCGATGTTGCGCCGTACGCGTTCGAGCCGACCCTGCTCGAAAACGTCACTCCGGACATGGCGGTCTTTGACGAGGAGACGTTCGGGCCGGTCGTCTCGCTGTACCGCTTCAGTGACGTGGACGATGCCGTTCGTCGCGCCAACGCGAGCCAGTACGGATTGAACGCGGCTGTGTTCGGGCGTGACGTGCGCCGCGCGCGCGACGTTGCCCACCAAATCCAGTGTGGAACGGTGACGGTCAATGAAGGGCATAAGGCCGCGTGGGCGTCGGTGCGTGCTCCGCAAGGCGGCTGGAAGCAGTCCGGCTACGGACGGCGACACGGCGCCGAAGGCATTCTCAAGTTCACCCAGTCGCAGTCGATCAGCGTGCAGCGGTTCATGGTGTACGCGCGGGGCGAGCGCATGTCCGTGCGGATGTTCGATCGCATCTACGCCACGCTAATGCGCGTGCTGCCGTGGCTTCCCGGCTTACGATAAGGAAGAGAAGTTGGAAGTGATGAGTGATGAGGCAGTATGCTCGCCTCACCCCGCTCATCACGTCTCAGCGTGGCTAGGCCATCAGCCGGCCGAGGTTGTCCGCAAGCAGCATCAGCGCCAGAATGATCACAAACAACGCGAAACCCTTGCGCAGCATCCCCGCGCCGATGCGCGCATTGAGCCGCGTGCCGAGGTACGTACCGACGAATCCGGCCAACGCGAACGTGGCGATCAGCGCCCAGTCGAGCGACGCGCCGCTGAGATGTCCCGCTAGCCCCGCCACGCTGTTCATCGCAATCACGATCAATGACGTGCCGACCGCCTGAGACATCGGCAAGCCGACCAGCATCACCAGCGCCGGCACGATCAGGAAGCCACCGCCGACCCCGAGCACGCCGGTCAGCGCGCCGACTGCCGCACCGACAACCACGACTTTGACGGGTTGACTGCGCGGGGCCTCGACGTGTTCGATGTGTGGCCGCGCGATCATCATGATGCCGACTACCAGCATCAGCAGCGCGAACATCAGCATCAACACGACCGACGGAATGCTGGACGCGAGGTTGGCCGTCAAGTACGCCGCCCCCATGCCGGACAGGCCGAACAGCAGCGCTACGGCGATGTTCAGGCTGCCCGATCCGCGGCGCATAGTCGCGCCAAACGCCGAGCTGCTGCCGACGATCACCAGCGAGGCTGTTACCGCGGCCTGCGCGGGCTGACCGAGCACATACACCAACGCGGGCACGGTGAGGATCGACCCGCCGCCACCAAGCAAGCCGAGCAGGAGGCCGATGGTAAGGCCCAGCGCCACTTCAACGATGATCATGAGATGTTACGCCGTCTGCAGTTCTACACCGGATTCGGTCGGCAGCGCTGCCGACCAGACCGTGTCGGAGTCGCCCATGAGTACCGCGTTGTCGAAGCCGTTGGCGCGAAGCCAGCTCACCGCCACCTGGGCCCGGTATCCGCTTGCGCAGTACACGCCGAACGGACGCGACGCCGGAAGCTCTGCCGACCGGCGGTACAGCTCCGCCAGCGGGATGTGCTTGGCCCCGACAACGTGCCTATCCTGCCACTCGCTGCGGTTCCGAATGTCGAGCGCGGTGGCTGACCCCGACGCCATCTCATCGGCCAAATCGCGTGCGGTCATCTGCGGCAGCGTGTCGAGATCGGCGCCGAGATCGTTCGCCCACAACACGCCGACGATCTGATCGACGCCCACACCACGCAACGCGATGACTGCTTCGTCCAGCGCCGCGCCGTCCGGAACGACCAACGCCACCGGCGCGCGGAAGTCGTACAGCGAGCCGATGTATGTCGAGACCTTAGACGAACTCGCGGGCGTGCTGATTGTGCCGGGGATGTGCCCATCGGCGAACGCGTCGCGGTCGCGGACATCGTTCACGAACGCGCCGGCGTCGATCAAGGTGTCGATCTGGGCGCGGGACATTTGTTTGATCGCCGGCAGGTCGGCCAACAGCGCCGGACCTTCGCGGTTCACCTTCTTCATCTGCGCGAAATAGCGCGGCGGCTCGGGCTGCCCGTCGAGCAGCCACGCGACGAACTCATTTTCGTCGTCAATTTGGAACGCCGGGCTGAACAACTTCTCGTAGCCGAGCGTGGTGGACGGGACCGCGCCAAGGGCCTTGCCGCACGCGCTGCCGGCGCCGTGACCCGGCCACAGCTGCAGATAGTCGGGGAGCGACTTGAAGCGCTGCACGGTCTTGAACTGCTGGTGCGCACCACTGTCGGCGCTGCCCACCACGCCCGCTGCGGCTTCGAGCAAGTCGGGCCGGCCGATGTCGCCAACGAATACCGCGTCGCCGGTGAAAATGCCCATCGGCTTATCGGCGCCGGCAGTGTCGGTGATCATGAACGCGATGTGTTCGGGCGTGTGCCCGGGCGTGTGCAGAATCTCGACTTTGACGTTGCCGACCATGAACGTGTCGCCATCCATCACCTGCACGACGCCGGATTCGGTGCCGAACGCGTACTGCCAATCGGGGCCGCCTTCACCGCTGACGTACAACAGCGCGCGGGTGGCGGCCGCAAGTTCACGGCTTCCGCTAACGTAGTCGGCGTGGATGTGCGTCTCTGCGACGTGGCTGATGCGTACGCCTTCACGCTCTGCGGCGTCAATGTACGTCTGAATCTCGCGCGAGGGATCGACGATCAGGGCCTCGCCCGTCTTGGCGCATCCGACCAAGTAAGAGGCTTGCGCGAGGCGCTCGTCATAGAAGTAGCGAAGGATCATGTGTGTTCTCCCGATCCAGCGAGGCCGAAGTGCGACCTTCTGTGTCCATGGCTCAAGACTACCTGATTTATCACCGTGGAGTTGTACCCAGCCCGTGATTGATGGTATAAGTCAGCACTTATAGTAAAGGAGTGGTGCGGATGCTCGATCTCCGCAAACTGCAAATCTTCGTCCATGTCGTGCAGGCTGGCAGTTTCAGCGGCGCGGCCGAACGCCTACTGATGACCCAGTCGGGAGTCAGCCAGCACATTCAGGACCTCGAACGCGGGTTCTCGACGGCATTGTTCGAACGGCGCGCACGCGGCGTGGCGCTCACCGACGCTGGTCAACTGCTGCTTGGATACGCCGAGCAGATCCTCCAAATTGCCCACGAGGCCGAGCTTGCCTTGACCACAGTAACACCCACAACCCACGCAGCGGTTCGCTTGGGCGCGACGCCGGGGGTTGGAATGTACGTGCTGCCGACCTGCCTCACCGAGTTTCAGGGGCGTTATCCACAGGTGCAGATCGACCTGATGACGCGCACCACCCCGCAGATCGCCGAGGCATTACTGGCTGGCGCATGCGACCTCGGCATCGTCGAGGGCGAGCCTGACATCAGCGATGCTGCCGTCCGTGTTCGGCACCTTGCATCGGTGCCGCAGTGGCTGGTCATCGGCCCGCAGCACGTGTGGTGGGATCGCGAGTCGGTTGAACTGTCGGAACTACCGCAGACCGCGCTCATCACACGCCAGCGAGGCAGTCACTCGCGACAGTGGCTCGAACGCGAACTGGCGTCGCTCGGCCTGACTGTTCGTATCACGGCGGAATTTGACAACGTGGAGTCGATCAAGCGAGCTGTCGCAGGGGGCAAAGCGGCAACTATCCTGCCGCGTTACGCTTTCGAGCAGGAAGTCACGTTCGGGCTGCTGCGCGCTGTGCCGATCATCGGAGTCGAGCTGCAGCGTCACCTCAGCGCGATCTGGGCGAGCGCATCGCCGCCGGGCCCGGTGGCCAGCGCCTTTCTTTCGAACGTCACCCGCATGCTTGAGCAAGTGCACTGGTCACGGTAGTGCGGGTCTCTTGCGACATATTGTAAGCAAGCGGCGAGTGGACTATATTCTCAGGCAACCCCGGGTGTCGTGGTACACGCGGGCGCATGGCTCGAATTAGGAGGATAGAATGCTCCAAGAATTTCGCAAGTTCATCATGCGTGGCAATGTTATTGATCTAGCCGTCGGTGTGATCATCGGCGCGGCCTTTGGCGCTGTCGTCACGAGCCTCGTCAATGACGTGATCATGCCGCCGATCGGCTTGATCGTCGGCGGGATCGACTTCTCCGACATCAAGATCGTGCTGCAAGCTGCTCAGGGCGAGTCGCCGGAAGTCGCCATCAATATCGGCGTGTTCCTGAACGCGGTCATCAACTTCTTGATTGTCGCGTTGGCCGTGTTCTTCATGATCCGCGTCGTCAACCGCTTGCAGGAAATGGCCGAGCGCAAGAAGGAAGAAGCGCCGGCTGCACCAGCCGCCCCGACGACCGAAGAACTCATGCTGGTCGAACTGAAGGCCATGCGCGAGGCGATGGAACAGCAGAAATAGGGCATCTCACCATACGCCTGCCTAGCCCCGCAAGGTGGGATGCTAGGCAGGCATTGGCTGTGCCTCCGGCACAATCACAGCCGGCAGCCTGATCTTGAACGTACTGCCGACCCCTAAGTCGCTTTCGAGGTCGATCGAGCCGCCGTGCCGGTCGACAATGGCCTTTGCGAGTGACAAGCCGATTCCGGCGCCGCCGCTTTCGGTGCTTCGCGCGCGGTCGACGCGGAAGAACCGGTCGAACACGCGCTGTTGATCAGCCGGGCTGATCCCGATTCCGGTGTCCGCAATCTCCACGACAACCGACTGTCCGTCGCGGTAGGTTCGGACGGTCACTTTGCCCCCTTCGCGGTTGAACTGCACCGCATTAAGCACGAGCGCATCAACCGCTCGATTCAGCCGTTGGCGATCCCCATTAACATATGGCAGCACATCGGCCAGATCGCAGTCGAGCGTGATCGTCCGGCGCTCGGCATCGTCCGACCGCGTCTTCACGATCGCCGAGACGATGTCGTTGACATCGAGATCCTCGCGTTCGAGCACGTTTGACGTGTCGAGTTCGGCCAGCTCGATCATCGCCGATAGGATCGACCACAACCGCTTGGAAGCGTCGTCCGACGCGACGGCACGGTCGCGCATTTTGCCTGAGAGGTCGATCGCCTCTTCGATCACGGATGTGTAGATCGACGGCAGCTTGGGGTGCAGCCCGGCCAGCGTCGCGACCTGTTTGTCAGCAAGCCGACGCGTGAGATAGGCCGACGATTGCAGCACGCTCATCGGCGTGCGCAGATCGTGCGAGGCGTCGCGAATGAAGCGCTGCAGCACGAGGATCCGCTCGCGTTCTGCGATGAGGTTGAACGCCTCGCGCTGGGCCGTGACATCGTTCACCAGCAGGATTCTTCCGGCGGGAAACCCGTGCATGTCCGCGAGTTGGGTCACTTCAACCTCGAACGTTATCTGACCGAGTCGTTCGGGATAGGTGACATCGAACTTCGCAGCACCAGATTCCAACTGCTCGAGAAACGCCGGCCAATCGCGGACGATTTCCGCAATCGATACCCCGATCATCCGCTCGCCCGACCACAGCGGGCCAAACACACGCCGTGCAGACTGATTGGAGTCGAGCACGCGGCCCGCAAAGTCAATTACGATGACGGCGTCGGCAATCGCGTCGAAGACGTGTTCCCGGGCAATCGGCAGCATGCCGAGCTGCTGGTAGCGATACAGGCCGTACATGAAGATGAGCGTCGCCGGAATAAACATCAGCACGCCGGAACCCAACGGCGCGATCGGGTTGGCAGCAAGCAGGTCCATCAGATTGCCGGTAATCACGATGAGCAACGCGACGACCAGCATTCCAACTTGTGCGCGATGACCGGGCAGCGCACGCCGCACGGATTCGATCAGCAGGACGAGTGCGGCGGTGTACACGCCGTAGAAATACGCTGCCGAAACCGCGACCCACGGCCCGCGTTGGATAACGACCAGCCGTAGGCCGAATGCCGAGTCGATGGCCGTATACTCACGAACCAGCGACGAACCGGTAAAACCCAGCACGAGTGTGACGACGGGAACGATTGCCAGGATGGCAGTCAACCGCCAACGTTCCCAGATCGTCTGCCGATATACCTCGTATCCGAGCGCAAGCGCGGCAAGGGGAAGCGCCACAACACCGGCTTGGCGCAGGTTGTACCACAGCAGCTTGTACGGGTCGGCCGCGAGCAGTTCGAACAGGTACGTCCCGCACCAGACAACCATGCAGCAGATAAGCACGAACAGAGGCGCGCCCCCGGGCAAATTACGGCGGCGCAGTGCCACGCCGACCAGGGCCATGCCGAGAATTGTCGACAGCCCGAGCAGGATCGTGTACGCTGCTCCAACCCACGCCATATGCTTTACTCGTGATATGCAACGATGTGACTAGTGTAAGGCCTATCACGCTCAGGCCGCATAAAGCCGTGGATTCGCGATCGCCTGCCGCCTACGAACGCAGCATTCCCGCGTAGACGCTTGGCGTGCTGTCGGGAATCTCGACCGCGCCACACACCTTTGTGTAGAACTCGGCCGGGCCGATCCCGCCGATGATGCCATACGCGTAGCCGTTGAACCGCATATCGTGAAGCGCCGCCAACAGCAGCGCCGCTCCCGTTTTGCGGCCGCGCGCCGCCTCGCTGACACCGGTCGGGCCGAAGAACCCGCGCGCCACGACATCCCAACACGCAAAGCCGATCAGCGTTTCGCCCTCATGCGCCAGCCACACCGATACTGGAAGCCGGCTGAACGCGACATCCGTCTCGCTCACCCAGTACGGGCTGAAATGCTGCCCGATCCACGCCAATACGTTGTGCTTCTCCGGCGGGATGGCACGCCTGATCGTGATGCCCTGCTCGGCTTGCCCGGCAATCGCCGGTTCGAGCGGCGGCAGTTCGTAGAGCTTTACCAGCATGTCAGTCATGCGCGATAGACCACCTCTCCGGCGACAATCGTCGCCTGCACGACACCGTCATCGTCCAACAGCACCAGGTCGGCGTCCCAGCCCATGCGGATCGCCCCTTTGCGTTTGCCTAATCCGATCGCGCGGGCAGCGGGCACGGCGGCGCTGCGTGCTGCGGCGTAGATCGACTGGCCGGTGGCTCGCGCGAAGTTCACCACCCCGCGATCCAGCGTGAGCGTGCTGCCGGCCAACGTCCCGTCCTCGAGCTGGGCCACCCCCTCACGAACGTAGATTGTCCGCTCGTCCACCGGGTATTCGCCATCCGGCATGCCGGCCGCGCGAATGGCGTCGCTGATCAGCACGACATTCTGCCCCTTGGCCTTCCACAGTGCGCGGATCGCTCCCGGGTGAATGTGAATGTTGTCGGCGATCAGCTCGCAGCGTACGCGCTCGTCGCCCATGACGGCCCCGACCACGCCGGGAGCTCGGTGCTGCAAGGGCGACATCGCGTTGAACGTATGCGTCGCATGGGTCACACCTGCGTCGATGCCGTGCATGGCCTGATCGTACGTGGCGTCGGTATGCCCCATGCTGACCGTGATCCCGCGCGACCTGCATTCGCGGATGAACCACGCGTTCTCCTCGAATTCCGGCGCCACGGTGACCAGCCGAATGACACCCAGCTCCAGCCATGGCATCGCTTCGTCCGGGTCGGCCCGGCGGATCAAGTCGAGGTTCTGCGCGCCACCGCGGGTGGCGTTCAGGTACGGTCCTTCGAGGTGTGCGCCCAACAGCGTACTGCCGCCGGGCATCCGGCCGACACACTGCGCGATCGTCCTGAGTGCGGCGTCGATGCGGACGCGTGTGTCAGTCCATGTGGTCGCCAAGAAGCTGGTCACGCCGTGGCTGGCGTAGAAGCGAGCCATCTCGACCAGCGCGTCCGGGTCGGCGTCCAT
It contains:
- a CDS encoding GNAT family N-acetyltransferase, with the translated sequence MTDMLVKLYELPPLEPAIAGQAEQGITIRRAIPPEKHNVLAWIGQHFSPYWVSETDVAFSRLPVSVWLAHEGETLIGFACWDVVARGFFGPTGVSEAARGRKTGAALLLAALHDMRFNGYAYGIIGGIGPAEFYTKVCGAVEIPDSTPSVYAGMLRS
- a CDS encoding aldehyde dehydrogenase family protein; this translates as MSSLAADRPSSESTTAKSHPSAIDPGQLARLVRTVAPRAQMTVTSPLDGQLVGSVPMCVAEDVAHAVEVARTAQRAWAALPVRERVKPFRRFNNVLLDRRFDIADLIQLENGKVRANALEDVFDACINTRFYSYHGPSLLRPQRQAGAVPLLTASTVIPRPFGVVGLIEAWNYPFNLPMQDAVAALIAGNAVVMKVSELTPFSALFGLQLLRACGLPDDVFQIVTGDGKVAGAALIDYVDTVMFTGSTATGRKIAAHCAERLIPCSLELGGKNPVIVLEDADLDTTLDVLVDSTLASAGQMCVSFERVFIHESRYDAVRDGLAKRYEALPMGVRRGAWDDELSVLTSANQLSHVQRHIEDAVAKGARVVTGGKARPDVAPYAFEPTLLENVTPDMAVFDEETFGPVVSLYRFSDVDDAVRRANASQYGLNAAVFGRDVRRARDVAHQIQCGTVTVNEGHKAAWASVRAPQGGWKQSGYGRRHGAEGILKFTQSQSISVQRFMVYARGERMSVRMFDRIYATLMRVLPWLPGLR
- a CDS encoding sulfite exporter TauE/SafE family protein → MIIVEVALGLTIGLLLGLLGGGGSILTVPALVYVLGQPAQAAVTASLVIVGSSSAFGATMRRGSGSLNIAVALLFGLSGMGAAYLTANLASSIPSVVLMLMFALLMLVVGIMMIARPHIEHVEAPRSQPVKVVVVGAAVGALTGVLGVGGGFLIVPALVMLVGLPMSQAVGTSLIVIAMNSVAGLAGHLSGASLDWALIATFALAGFVGTYLGTRLNARIGAGMLRKGFALFVIILALMLLADNLGRLMA
- the mscL gene encoding large-conductance mechanosensitive channel protein MscL, whose product is MLQEFRKFIMRGNVIDLAVGVIIGAAFGAVVTSLVNDVIMPPIGLIVGGIDFSDIKIVLQAAQGESPEVAINIGVFLNAVINFLIVALAVFFMIRVVNRLQEMAERKKEEAPAAPAAPTTEELMLVELKAMREAMEQQK
- a CDS encoding PAS domain-containing protein, with the protein product MAWVGAAYTILLGLSTILGMALVGVALRRRNLPGGAPLFVLICCMVVWCGTYLFELLAADPYKLLWYNLRQAGVVALPLAALALGYEVYRQTIWERWRLTAILAIVPVVTLVLGFTGSSLVREYTAIDSAFGLRLVVIQRGPWVAVSAAYFYGVYTAALVLLIESVRRALPGHRAQVGMLVVALLIVITGNLMDLLAANPIAPLGSGVLMFIPATLIFMYGLYRYQQLGMLPIAREHVFDAIADAVIVIDFAGRVLDSNQSARRVFGPLWSGERMIGVSIAEIVRDWPAFLEQLESGAAKFDVTYPERLGQITFEVEVTQLADMHGFPAGRILLVNDVTAQREAFNLIAERERILVLQRFIRDASHDLRTPMSVLQSSAYLTRRLADKQVATLAGLHPKLPSIYTSVIEEAIDLSGKMRDRAVASDDASKRLWSILSAMIELAELDTSNVLEREDLDVNDIVSAIVKTRSDDAERRTITLDCDLADVLPYVNGDRQRLNRAVDALVLNAVQFNREGGKVTVRTYRDGQSVVVEIADTGIGISPADQQRVFDRFFRVDRARSTESGGAGIGLSLAKAIVDRHGGSIDLESDLGVGSTFKIRLPAVIVPEAQPMPA
- a CDS encoding LysR family transcriptional regulator — encoded protein: MLDLRKLQIFVHVVQAGSFSGAAERLLMTQSGVSQHIQDLERGFSTALFERRARGVALTDAGQLLLGYAEQILQIAHEAELALTTVTPTTHAAVRLGATPGVGMYVLPTCLTEFQGRYPQVQIDLMTRTTPQIAEALLAGACDLGIVEGEPDISDAAVRVRHLASVPQWLVIGPQHVWWDRESVELSELPQTALITRQRGSHSRQWLERELASLGLTVRITAEFDNVESIKRAVAGGKAATILPRYAFEQEVTFGLLRAVPIIGVELQRHLSAIWASASPPGPVASAFLSNVTRMLEQVHWSR
- the nagA gene encoding N-acetylglucosamine-6-phosphate deacetylase; translation: MNDLLVANVRYLHGADDRPLAGWLRVEDGVIVDGGAGEAPPAGGAASLDGGGLLLAPGYIDVHVHGAMGCDTMDADPDALVEMARFYASHGVTSFLATTWTDTRVRIDAALRTIAQCVGRMPGGSTLLGAHLEGPYLNATRGGAQNLDLIRRADPDEAMPWLELGVIRLVTVAPEFEENAWFIRECRSRGITVSMGHTDATYDQAMHGIDAGVTHATHTFNAMSPLQHRAPGVVGAVMGDERVRCELIADNIHIHPGAIRALWKAKGQNVVLISDAIRAAGMPDGEYPVDERTIYVREGVAQLEDGTLAGSTLTLDRGVVNFARATGQSIYAAARSAAVPAARAIGLGKRKGAIRMGWDADLVLLDDDGVVQATIVAGEVVYRA
- a CDS encoding MBL fold metallo-hydrolase; amino-acid sequence: MILRYFYDERLAQASYLVGCAKTGEALIVDPSREIQTYIDAAEREGVRISHVAETHIHADYVSGSRELAAATRALLYVSGEGGPDWQYAFGTESGVVQVMDGDTFMVGNVKVEILHTPGHTPEHIAFMITDTAGADKPMGIFTGDAVFVGDIGRPDLLEAAAGVVGSADSGAHQQFKTVQRFKSLPDYLQLWPGHGAGSACGKALGAVPSTTLGYEKLFSPAFQIDDENEFVAWLLDGQPEPPRYFAQMKKVNREGPALLADLPAIKQMSRAQIDTLIDAGAFVNDVRDRDAFADGHIPGTISTPASSSKVSTYIGSLYDFRAPVALVVPDGAALDEAVIALRGVGVDQIVGVLWANDLGADLDTLPQMTARDLADEMASGSATALDIRNRSEWQDRHVVGAKHIPLAELYRRSAELPASRPFGVYCASGYRAQVAVSWLRANGFDNAVLMGDSDTVWSAALPTESGVELQTA